A genomic region of Bacillus sp. 2205SS5-2 contains the following coding sequences:
- a CDS encoding L-lactate dehydrogenase, which yields MKKKGNRVVLVGTGFVGSSYAFALLNQGITEELVLVDLNQKKAEGDAMDLNHGLAFAASPTKIWYGNYQDCQHADVVVLTAGANQKPGETRLDLVEKNTMIFKQIVENIMKSGFDGIFIVATNPVDILTYMTWKFSGLPKERVIGSGTILDTARFRYMLGEYFDVDTRNVHAYIIGEHGDTELPVWSHADIGGRTIFDWMNDEPQYNKEDIYELFINVRDAAYHIIERKGATYYGIAMGLVRLTKAILNNESSILTVSSYLTGEYGENNIFIGVPAVVNRNGLQKVIELELNDQEKQQFSKSVSVLKETIKPVLLKI from the coding sequence ATGAAAAAAAAAGGTAATCGTGTAGTGCTAGTGGGGACGGGTTTTGTAGGGTCAAGCTATGCTTTTGCGCTTTTAAATCAGGGTATCACTGAAGAACTAGTTTTAGTCGATCTTAATCAAAAGAAAGCCGAGGGAGATGCAATGGACCTCAATCACGGACTAGCCTTCGCAGCATCCCCAACAAAAATATGGTATGGAAATTATCAAGACTGCCAACATGCCGACGTCGTAGTATTGACGGCGGGGGCGAATCAAAAACCAGGAGAAACTCGGTTAGATTTAGTTGAGAAAAACACGATGATATTCAAACAAATCGTTGAAAATATAATGAAAAGTGGTTTTGATGGTATCTTTATAGTAGCGACGAATCCAGTAGACATATTAACGTATATGACATGGAAATTCTCGGGCCTACCAAAGGAGCGTGTGATTGGTTCTGGGACCATTCTAGATACGGCGCGTTTTCGTTATATGCTTGGTGAATATTTTGATGTTGATACCAGAAATGTTCATGCCTATATTATTGGAGAGCATGGAGATACGGAATTACCGGTGTGGAGTCATGCGGATATCGGAGGTCGAACTATATTCGATTGGATGAATGATGAGCCTCAATATAATAAAGAAGATATTTATGAATTATTTATCAATGTTCGTGATGCTGCGTACCATATAATAGAAAGAAAAGGAGCAACTTATTACGGAATTGCAATGGGGCTTGTGCGTTTAACAAAGGCCATTCTAAATAATGAGAGCAGTATATTAACCGTTTCCAGTTATCTCACAGGAGAATATGGAGAAAATAACATATTTATTGGGGTTCCTGCAGTTGTGAACCGAAATGGACTTCAGAAAGTGATAGAATTAGAGTTGAATGACCAAGAAAAGCAACAATTCTCTAAATCTGTCTCCGTTTTAAAGGAAACCATAAAACCAGTTTTATTAAAAATATAG
- a CDS encoding DUF92 domain-containing protein, whose amino-acid sequence MNEGMVVYWLIIIMTALGGFFTKSLKLSGAIGAIVIGVVILEAFQWHGLVVVGSFFASSSIWSKYKYKDKQKLEQKLAKSAQRDWQQVVANGGAAALFSICFILLQNEVLFYAFLAAVSGANSDTWASEIGTLSKKKPLSLIRFKEVEKGTSGAVSILGTIAGLAGSFFIVMVIWLLEPDLPTTSLLLVGVAGFFGNLLDTILGAYVQAEYTCNICELKTELTSHCLKKTTLSKGVSWINNEVVNFTSSVISGLLIILSQFLLL is encoded by the coding sequence GTGAATGAGGGAATGGTTGTGTATTGGTTAATAATTATCATGACGGCACTGGGAGGGTTCTTTACGAAATCGCTAAAACTTTCAGGAGCGATTGGTGCTATCGTGATAGGAGTAGTCATTTTAGAGGCTTTTCAATGGCATGGGCTAGTCGTTGTCGGAAGTTTTTTTGCTTCTTCTAGTATCTGGTCTAAATATAAATACAAAGATAAGCAAAAGCTAGAACAGAAGTTAGCAAAGAGTGCCCAACGTGATTGGCAGCAGGTAGTAGCTAATGGAGGAGCAGCAGCGCTCTTTTCTATTTGCTTTATTCTGTTACAAAATGAGGTGTTATTCTATGCGTTTTTAGCTGCCGTTAGTGGAGCAAATTCTGATACATGGGCCTCAGAGATTGGCACATTAAGTAAGAAAAAGCCTTTATCTCTTATTAGATTTAAAGAGGTAGAAAAAGGAACTTCTGGAGCCGTTTCAATACTTGGAACAATAGCAGGTTTAGCTGGTTCTTTCTTCATTGTCATGGTAATTTGGCTGTTAGAACCAGATTTACCGACGACCTCTCTTTTATTAGTAGGGGTTGCAGGTTTTTTTGGAAATCTTCTAGATACCATCCTGGGAGCGTATGTACAAGCTGAATATACATGTAATATTTGTGAGCTAAAAACGGAGCTCACTTCTCATTGTCTGAAGAAGACAACCTTATCAAAAGGAGTTTCTTGGATCAATAACGAGGTGGTAAATTTTACGTCAAGTGTCATCTCAGGGCTTCTGATAATACTTAGTCAATTTCTTTTATTGTGA
- a CDS encoding 5-formyltetrahydrofolate cyclo-ligase — MLEKAEIRKMMKQRLHSIHRLEYEQKSFEGAQRLYETCQWKQAQTIGITISHVPEIDTWQLIRKAWIEGKTVCVPKCHHDSRRLDFYAIESFEQLENKYLHLFEPNPVQTNAMNKEKISLLVVPGLAYSIKGFRIGFGGGYYDRFLKDYQGETISLAFQEQILANIPKDKYDLPVQKLITPAKVYLCE, encoded by the coding sequence GTGTTGGAGAAGGCTGAGATAAGAAAAATGATGAAGCAAAGACTTCATTCTATACATCGACTAGAATATGAACAAAAATCTTTTGAGGGGGCACAACGATTGTATGAGACATGTCAGTGGAAGCAAGCTCAGACAATTGGCATAACGATATCACATGTTCCAGAAATTGATACATGGCAATTAATACGTAAAGCCTGGATAGAAGGGAAAACTGTTTGTGTACCTAAATGTCACCACGATAGCAGAAGATTAGATTTTTATGCTATAGAAAGTTTTGAACAACTTGAAAACAAGTATTTGCATTTATTTGAACCTAACCCAGTACAAACTAACGCAATGAACAAAGAGAAAATAAGTTTATTAGTTGTTCCAGGATTAGCCTATTCAATTAAAGGTTTTCGAATTGGCTTCGGAGGAGGGTATTATGATCGCTTTCTCAAGGATTATCAAGGAGAAACGATTTCATTGGCTTTTCAGGAGCAGATTTTAGCAAATATACCTAAAGACAAATATGATTTGCCTGTCCAGAAATTAATCACTCCAGCTAAGGTGTATCTTTGTGAATGA
- a CDS encoding DUF4912 domain-containing protein: MLQEIIQLREQGLSFRKIAIELDTTVGKVQYQWLKYQKSKTDVKAVSNSTSLAVKTRKRIGKAKVSLPVITKSNPKLNAIMSVLLTSPSRAYCYWNIDPLILSSYKQNGKQSLQYVLKLYDITSILFSGQNAHQTYTIYLRDNQSEWFISGLKGNRTYCAEYGLLEEGSTFYPLIRSNSVHTPRMNHEQNTHSLQDLKTFEQSVQTAPNWVEHVSTYSYYERKGVNGND, from the coding sequence ATGTTACAAGAAATTATCCAATTAAGAGAACAAGGTCTTTCCTTTCGAAAAATTGCCATAGAACTGGATACCACTGTAGGAAAGGTACAATATCAATGGCTAAAGTATCAAAAATCCAAAACGGATGTCAAGGCTGTAAGCAATTCAACAAGTCTTGCTGTAAAAACAAGAAAAAGAATAGGCAAAGCCAAGGTCTCTCTTCCAGTAATTACGAAAAGCAATCCTAAATTAAACGCAATAATGAGTGTGCTTTTGACATCTCCTTCACGTGCATACTGCTATTGGAATATCGATCCTCTCATTTTATCATCATACAAGCAAAACGGAAAACAATCACTTCAATATGTTTTGAAACTATACGATATTACTTCTATTTTATTTAGTGGTCAGAATGCTCATCAAACGTATACGATCTATTTAAGAGACAATCAATCAGAGTGGTTTATTTCAGGGTTGAAAGGTAATCGAACCTACTGTGCAGAATATGGTTTGCTCGAGGAAGGTTCTACCTTTTATCCGCTTATACGTTCCAATTCCGTACATACACCAAGAATGAACCATGAACAGAATACTCATTCACTCCAAGATTTAAAAACTTTTGAACAAAGTGTTCAGACAGCGCCGAATTGGGTAGAGCATGTAAGTACGTATTCCTATTATGAACGCAAGGGTGTGAATGGCAATGATTAA
- a CDS encoding rhomboid family intramembrane serine protease codes for MKVEDIVDLKGDYLFWEITSFFLQQKQYRILSLSKNQNELWLENLSNKQAPIIRLLRYDINWSNWIRRDLQKTGSIGERIRRKFLRRKLTILNIYLSTHPPVDDCTWLKDSYHFPAKRKVTVETCLIDHAGIQVGLSRLREYTNSDVMIDYSDKRLYSEEDVRISKSLALNHAEKKQQQDNQLFHMSKPFFTYVFLALQVMMFLWLEWQGGSTDSRVLVKYGAKYNPLILEGEWWRFFTPVFLHIGLLHLVMNSIALLYIGSEVERMFGNLRFVWIYLVAGMFGSIASFLFTVNISAGASGAIFGCFGALLYFGIMYPQIFFRTMGMNVIVIISINLLLGFTIQGIDNAGHIGGLVGGIIATGMVHFPNQKNVKTQIGFILGSMLLLCVAYLIGFS; via the coding sequence ATGAAAGTAGAGGATATAGTGGATTTAAAAGGAGATTACTTATTTTGGGAGATTACCAGCTTTTTTCTTCAACAAAAGCAGTATCGAATCTTAAGCTTGTCAAAAAATCAAAATGAATTGTGGCTAGAGAATCTGTCCAATAAGCAGGCTCCCATTATTCGTTTGCTACGTTACGACATTAATTGGAGCAATTGGATTCGTAGAGATCTGCAAAAAACGGGTTCAATTGGTGAAAGAATTCGTCGGAAATTTTTACGAAGAAAATTAACGATATTGAATATTTATTTATCCACACATCCCCCAGTAGATGACTGTACATGGCTAAAAGATTCTTATCATTTTCCCGCTAAAAGAAAAGTGACAGTGGAGACGTGTTTAATCGATCATGCCGGTATTCAGGTTGGTTTATCTAGGTTGAGAGAGTATACGAATTCAGATGTAATGATTGATTATTCAGATAAAAGGTTGTATTCAGAAGAGGATGTAAGAATCTCTAAGTCCTTAGCACTGAACCATGCAGAAAAAAAGCAGCAACAAGATAATCAATTATTTCACATGTCCAAACCTTTTTTTACGTATGTATTTTTAGCCCTCCAAGTTATGATGTTTTTATGGCTAGAGTGGCAAGGAGGTAGTACGGACTCCAGAGTTCTTGTCAAATATGGAGCAAAATATAACCCACTTATTCTAGAAGGTGAGTGGTGGCGTTTTTTTACTCCGGTTTTCCTGCATATCGGACTACTTCACCTCGTCATGAATTCCATTGCCTTACTTTATATCGGATCCGAGGTTGAAAGAATGTTTGGAAATCTTCGTTTTGTTTGGATCTATTTAGTAGCGGGGATGTTTGGATCAATTGCAAGCTTTCTATTTACAGTGAATATTTCGGCGGGAGCCAGCGGGGCTATTTTTGGTTGTTTTGGTGCGTTGTTGTATTTTGGCATCATGTATCCACAAATCTTTTTTAGAACCATGGGGATGAATGTTATTGTCATCATTAGTATCAATCTATTACTAGGGTTCACCATCCAAGGAATTGACAATGCAGGGCATATTGGTGGGCTGGTTGGTGGAATAATTGCAACTGGAATGGTTCATTTTCCAAATCAAAAAAATGTTAAAACGCAGATTGGTTTTATCTTAGGGAGTATGCTCCTTCTTTGTGTGGCCTATCTGATCGGCTTTTCCTAA
- the rpmG gene encoding 50S ribosomal protein L33, giving the protein MRVNITLACTECGERNYISTKNKRNNPDRLELKKYCPREKRTTAHRETK; this is encoded by the coding sequence ATGCGTGTAAACATTACATTAGCTTGCACTGAATGCGGTGAGCGTAACTATATTTCTACAAAAAACAAGCGTAATAACCCAGATCGTCTTGAGCTAAAAAAATATTGCCCAAGAGAAAAACGTACAACAGCACACCGTGAAACAAAGTAA
- a CDS encoding nucleotidyltransferase family protein gives MIGIILAGGEGRRLHPYTHSLPKPLVPIDGKPVMEYIVEQLKDAGIREIFVTTCYLGDKIKNHFQDGSKWGVTLKYLTETEPLGTAGHLFLKHDLFQDTVMVVSGDAFSTISLKNAIDFHHEKGGVMTIVAKQVHSPKQYGVCEVSYDERVVSFIEKPEHVAELSPQINTGIYIIEPEIFRKYPTNGKLDFAKDVFPMLIENKEAIYAYRTQEYWRDIGTVSQYELAVKEVKEKRYSPFRPSMAIEESQGRFITRIVAMCPANKKKEVFNSIISETPIESLEFENGIKVNHSKECWTHIKEYSSSSIIIYSQANHHHLAKEFAKYYMKKIQIWQKV, from the coding sequence ATGATCGGTATTATCTTGGCTGGCGGAGAAGGCAGAAGACTTCATCCTTATACTCACTCGTTACCAAAGCCATTAGTGCCTATAGACGGGAAGCCAGTCATGGAATATATTGTTGAGCAGTTAAAAGATGCCGGGATTCGGGAAATTTTCGTAACGACTTGTTATTTAGGTGATAAAATCAAAAATCATTTTCAAGATGGATCGAAATGGGGAGTAACCCTCAAGTATTTAACGGAAACAGAGCCATTAGGGACTGCAGGTCATTTATTTTTAAAGCATGATTTGTTCCAAGATACCGTGATGGTAGTTAGTGGAGACGCTTTTTCAACTATTTCTCTTAAAAATGCCATTGACTTTCATCATGAGAAGGGAGGAGTGATGACTATTGTCGCTAAGCAAGTTCACTCTCCTAAGCAATATGGTGTTTGTGAAGTAAGTTATGATGAGAGGGTAGTGTCTTTTATCGAGAAACCCGAGCATGTAGCAGAGTTGTCACCACAGATAAATACTGGAATTTATATAATTGAACCAGAGATTTTCCGAAAGTATCCAACTAACGGGAAATTAGATTTTGCTAAAGATGTTTTTCCTATGCTGATTGAAAATAAGGAAGCTATTTATGCCTACCGAACACAGGAGTATTGGCGAGATATCGGAACAGTGTCACAGTACGAATTAGCTGTTAAAGAAGTGAAAGAAAAAAGGTATTCGCCCTTTCGTCCCTCTATGGCAATAGAGGAATCTCAAGGTAGATTTATTACGAGAATTGTAGCCATGTGCCCTGCTAACAAGAAAAAAGAAGTTTTTAATTCAATTATCTCTGAAACACCGATCGAGTCTTTAGAGTTCGAAAATGGAATCAAAGTAAACCATAGCAAAGAGTGTTGGACACATATAAAAGAATATAGTTCCTCTTCTATTATTATTTATTCTCAAGCCAATCACCATCACTTAGCAAAAGAATTTGCCAAATACTATATGAAAAAAATCCAAATTTGGCAGAAGGTATAG
- the phoU gene encoding phosphate signaling complex protein PhoU has protein sequence MAIREMFESHLEELKSKLTELGNFCLGALDESIKALEEQNVERALEIMEEDRKANVLEEEINDLAILLIAKQQPVATDLRRIITAIKIASDLERIGDFAVNISKSTIRIGKQDGLPCMDKIKLMHKKTSEMVLLVLQAYTEEDVVKAKKIADLDDEIDDLYGETIRELLALNVSDPGKTPHIIQLSFISRYLERSADHVTNIAEHVFYLVKGHRYDLND, from the coding sequence ATGGCAATCAGAGAGATGTTTGAATCCCATCTTGAAGAGTTGAAATCAAAGTTAACGGAATTAGGTAACTTTTGCTTAGGAGCTCTTGATGAATCAATTAAAGCACTAGAAGAACAAAATGTGGAACGAGCACTAGAGATAATGGAAGAAGACAGAAAAGCAAATGTGTTAGAAGAAGAAATTAATGACTTGGCGATTTTGCTGATTGCAAAGCAACAGCCTGTTGCAACGGATTTAAGAAGGATTATTACAGCAATTAAAATTGCCTCTGATTTAGAAAGGATAGGAGACTTTGCCGTTAACATTTCCAAATCGACGATTAGAATCGGTAAACAAGATGGACTTCCTTGTATGGATAAAATCAAATTAATGCACAAAAAAACTTCAGAAATGGTTCTGCTCGTTTTACAAGCTTATACAGAGGAAGATGTGGTCAAAGCGAAGAAAATTGCGGATCTTGATGATGAAATCGATGACTTATATGGTGAAACAATTCGTGAGTTATTAGCCTTAAATGTATCGGACCCTGGCAAAACACCACATATTATTCAACTCTCTTTTATTAGTCGCTACTTAGAGCGATCAGCCGATCACGTAACGAATATTGCGGAGCATGTTTTTTATTTAGTGAAAGGGCACCGATATGATTTAAATGATTAG
- a CDS encoding glycosyltransferase: MIKLILQPKVNYYSTHLMKDVEKEEYLDSIVNEYFPLIQWLETNKSPSNITLVAKPLMMEWFSTNEFQLQMDHFFNVNREKNRDYQVYFQLWLKWKKQLLNAISTFFQGDLLHLIPEPVSHFPLTHLQTQNGLEWQLEATATLFEKQFSSKPNGIWLPYQSYIPGLDQFLLRFGFKYTFIPSFAFELGEKDEPMDALARSPRGLVLIPTEPLIHQNVGKCETKIISLENTKRWRSFVKEMQFYQTKFDQDTEQDWLSEYTTLTRMNFCYQGMETGLAILDDEQIRSARIGQELELEIQHSFHALQDEDMKNHLILEWVYYLTSISDNKQDQASLQSLQLLMKSINKGKTESHFLQHRKDQLLFTLPLVTKKTTVPQSNAISVLILSWEFPPNIVGGLSRHVYSLAKTLSRRGVKVVVLTSHSAETKAYEEMDGIDVYRTGPLHPLEGNFINWVKDLNVSMLRKVDDIINRHSINIVHAHDWLVGHAALTMKRFYQIPLITTIHATEHGRNAGIYTEMQQYIHNEESELIQNSNQVIVCSDYMKDEVEQLFLLGKTTISIIPNGIHLGEVEKTNGTRFDYLEQKRFVFSVGRVVREKGFETLIDVASSLQDDLTIIVAGKGPLLDTYRNIVAERGLNEKIQFIGFITDEERNQLLNTCEIAIFPSLYEPFGIVALEAMAAKKPVIASKIGGLKGIIQHEFSGLLFSPGVAEELLLMINQLNASPILQDKIGQQGFQVAKKLFGWERIADQTKQVYEEEALHNKMEGVFL, encoded by the coding sequence ATGATTAAGCTAATTCTTCAACCGAAAGTCAACTACTATAGCACCCATTTAATGAAGGATGTAGAAAAAGAAGAATATTTGGATTCAATTGTAAATGAGTACTTCCCGCTTATTCAATGGTTGGAAACGAACAAATCTCCAAGCAACATCACACTTGTTGCTAAACCACTTATGATGGAGTGGTTTTCGACAAATGAGTTCCAATTGCAAATGGATCATTTCTTTAATGTGAACAGAGAAAAAAATCGAGACTATCAGGTTTATTTTCAACTTTGGCTCAAATGGAAAAAGCAGCTACTAAATGCAATTTCTACATTTTTTCAGGGTGACCTTCTACATCTGATTCCTGAACCAGTAAGTCACTTTCCATTAACTCATTTGCAAACACAAAATGGTTTAGAATGGCAACTTGAAGCCACGGCGACTCTGTTTGAAAAACAGTTTTCTTCAAAGCCAAACGGTATATGGTTACCTTATCAATCGTATATCCCAGGTCTTGATCAATTTTTGCTTCGCTTTGGGTTTAAATACACATTCATTCCCAGCTTTGCTTTTGAGCTGGGAGAAAAGGATGAGCCGATGGATGCGCTAGCACGAAGTCCTAGAGGGTTAGTATTAATTCCAACTGAACCACTCATTCATCAGAATGTCGGCAAGTGTGAAACGAAGATAATTTCTTTGGAAAACACAAAACGTTGGCGATCATTTGTAAAAGAAATGCAATTTTATCAAACAAAATTTGACCAGGACACCGAACAAGATTGGTTAAGCGAGTATACCACTTTGACCAGAATGAATTTTTGTTATCAGGGAATGGAGACAGGGCTTGCCATTTTAGACGATGAACAAATACGTTCTGCTCGAATTGGGCAAGAACTTGAATTAGAAATTCAACACAGCTTTCATGCGCTTCAAGACGAAGATATGAAAAACCACCTTATATTAGAGTGGGTCTATTATTTAACCTCCATCAGTGACAATAAGCAAGATCAAGCTTCATTACAATCGTTACAGTTGCTAATGAAGAGTATCAATAAAGGAAAAACAGAATCTCATTTTCTCCAGCATCGCAAAGATCAACTTCTTTTTACATTACCGTTAGTAACGAAAAAGACAACGGTCCCTCAGTCAAATGCGATTTCTGTTTTAATTCTTAGTTGGGAATTCCCACCTAATATTGTTGGGGGACTATCTAGACATGTATATTCCTTGGCAAAAACACTTTCAAGAAGAGGAGTGAAAGTAGTAGTTTTAACTTCTCATTCAGCTGAAACGAAAGCCTATGAAGAAATGGATGGAATTGATGTTTATCGCACAGGTCCTTTGCATCCACTAGAAGGTAATTTTATCAACTGGGTAAAAGATTTGAACGTATCTATGCTTCGAAAAGTGGATGATATTATTAATAGGCATTCGATTAATATTGTTCATGCACATGACTGGCTAGTCGGTCATGCGGCCCTTACAATGAAACGTTTTTACCAAATTCCATTGATCACAACCATTCATGCGACTGAGCACGGAAGAAACGCTGGCATTTATACGGAAATGCAACAATATATTCATAATGAAGAAAGTGAGCTCATTCAAAACTCGAATCAAGTCATTGTATGCAGTGATTATATGAAGGACGAAGTGGAACAATTATTCCTCCTTGGCAAAACAACAATAAGTATTATTCCAAATGGTATTCACTTAGGAGAAGTTGAAAAAACAAATGGAACTCGATTTGATTATTTAGAACAGAAACGTTTTGTCTTTTCCGTCGGACGTGTTGTTAGAGAAAAGGGATTTGAAACATTAATTGATGTTGCAAGTTCACTTCAAGATGATCTAACAATTATTGTTGCAGGAAAGGGACCATTATTAGATACCTACCGAAATATAGTAGCAGAGCGAGGATTGAATGAAAAAATTCAATTTATTGGCTTTATCACAGATGAAGAACGTAACCAACTGTTGAATACATGTGAAATTGCCATCTTTCCGAGTTTATATGAACCATTTGGCATTGTAGCGCTCGAGGCAATGGCAGCAAAAAAACCGGTCATTGCTTCAAAAATAGGCGGATTAAAAGGTATTATCCAACATGAGTTTTCCGGATTACTATTCTCACCAGGTGTTGCAGAGGAATTGCTTCTGATGATAAATCAGCTTAACGCCTCTCCAATTTTGCAAGACAAAATCGGTCAACAAGGTTTTCAAGTAGCGAAGAAGCTATTCGGCTGGGAAAGGATTGCTGATCAAACAAAACAAGTATATGAAGAAGAGGCACTACACAATAAAATGGAAGGAGTTTTCTTATGA